Proteins encoded together in one Canis aureus isolate CA01 chromosome 21, VMU_Caureus_v.1.0, whole genome shotgun sequence window:
- the LOC144293167 gene encoding olfactory receptor 5J3-like: MANRNVSVVTEFILLGLTDNPDLNTALFVLFLSIYLVTVVGNAWIIAVIWVSAQLHSPKYFFLCQLAFLDFCYSSVFIPKMLVNYITGQKSISYHGCLLQYSFVNMFLTTECFLLAAMAYDRYVAICCPLHYKGLMTHTFCVHLVTACYLVGSASSLTHLSSLLSLSFCGPNVINHYFCDIPLLFQLSCSDTQSSEILFIVFSGTTSVTTFLIVVSSYLGILLTVLKLHSTRSRYKAFSTCASHLTVVTLFYGTVIFTYLGSSSSYPRDRAKILSIFYTLLLPVLNFLIYSVRNREAKEAMKRIILRKVFAQRP; this comes from the coding sequence atggccaacagaaaTGTCAGTGTGGTAACTGAATTCATTCTCCTGGGACTGACTGATAACCCTGATCTGAACACTGCCCTATTCGTGCTGTTTCTCTCAATCTACCTCGTCACAGTGGTGGGCAATGCTTGGATTATCGCAGTAATCTGGGTAAGTGCCCAGCTCCATTCCCCCAAGTACTTTTTCCTTTGTCAGTTGGCTTTCTTGGATTTCTGCTATTCCTCAGTCTTTATTCCTAAGATGTTGGTGAACTACATAACAGGACAGAAATCCATCTCCTATCATGGTTGCCTCCTGCAGTATTCCTTCGTCAACATGTTCTTGACCACCGAATGCTTCCTCCTGGCTGCCATGGCCTATGATCGGTATGTCGCCATTTGCTGCCCACTTCACTACAAAGGCCTCATGACCCACACATTCTGTGTCCACTTGGTGACTGCTTGCTACCTAGTAGGTTCTGCTAGCTCACTCACCCACCTGAGCAGCTTGCTCAGCCTGTCTTTCTGTGGGCCCAACGTCATCAACCATTACTTCTGTGACATCCCACTGCTTTTTCAACTGTCCTGTTCTGACACCCAATCtagtgagattttatttattgtcttctctGGCACAACATCGGTGACTACCTTTCTGATAGTGGTTAGTTCTTATCTGGGAATCCTCCTCACTGTCCTGAAGTTACACTCCACAAGGAGCAGATATAAAGCATTCTCCACATGTGCTTCTCACCTCACAGTAGTGACTCTTTTCTATGGAACAGTGATATTTACTTATCTGGGAAGCAGCTCTAGCTACCCACGGGATAGAGCCAAAATCTTGTCCATATTTTATACTCTTTTGCTACCAGTCCTAAATTTCCTGATATACAgtgtgagaaacagagaggccaaagaagcaatgaaaagaattattttgagaaaaGTATTTGCTCAGAGACCATGA
- the LOC144293336 gene encoding olfactory receptor 5J3-like, which translates to MADVNFTLVTEFILLGLTDRAELKVVLFVLFLLIYTISLVGNLGMVFLIQVTPKLQTPMYHFLSCLSFVDACYSSVFAPKMLLNFFVERETISFSACIVQYFLFVSLLTTEGFLLAAMAYDRYMAIVNPLFYTVAMTKIVCIVLVIGSCVGGLINSLTHTIGLVKLSFCGPNIISHFFCDLPPLLKLSCSDTSMNELLLLIFSGIIAMITFLIVMISYVFIVAAILRIRSAAGRHKAFSTCASHLTAVTLFYGSISFSYIQPSSQYSLEQEKVVSVLYTLVIPMLNPMIYSLRNKEVKDAVKRATEIKYCPC; encoded by the coding sequence ATGGCTGATGTTAATTTTACATTGGTTACAGAGTTTATCCTTTTGGGACTGACAGATCGTGCTGAACTGAAAGTTGTCCTCTTTGTGCTTTTCCTGCTGATCTATACCATTTCCTTGGTGGGGAATCTAGGAATGGTCTTTCTAATCCAAGTAACTCCCAAACTCCAAACACCCATGTATCATTTCCTTAGCTGCCTGTCATTTGTTGATGCCTGCTATTCATCAGTCTTTGCACCAAAAATGCTGCTGAACTTCTTTGTTGAACGGGAGACAATCTCATTCTCTGCATGCATTGtgcagtattttttatttgtgtcacTCCTTACCACTGAGGGCTTCTTGCTGGCGGCAATGGCTTATGACCGCTACATGGCCATTGTGAACCCTTTATTTTACACAGTGGCTATGACTAAAATAGTTTGCATTGTCCTGGTCATTGGGTCATGTGTAGGAGGCTTAATCAACTCATTGACACACACAATTGGTTTGGTGAAATTGTCTTTCTGTGGGCCAAATATCATCAGTCACTTCTTCTGTGACCTTCCCCCACTATTGAAGTTGTCATGTTCTGACACATCCATGAATGAACTGTTGCTTTTAATCTTCTCTGGAATTATTGCTATGATCACTTTCTTGATTGTGATGATCTCCTATGTCTTCATTGTTGCTGCTATTCTGAGGATCCGCTCAGCAGCAGGTAGACACAAAGCCTTCTCCACCTGTGCTTCACATTTAACGGCTGTGACTTTATTCTATGGCTCTATAAGCTTTAGTTACATTCAACCAAGCTCTCAATATTCCTTAGAACAAGAAAAGGTGGTATCTGTGCTTTATACCCTGGTGATTCCTATGTTAAACCCAATGATTTACAGCCTGAGaaacaaggaagtaaaagatGCTGTGAAAAGagctacagaaataaaatattgtccTTGTTAA
- the LOC144293335 gene encoding olfactory receptor 5J3-like, translated as MAGWNHTGVKEFLLVGLTENPNLQIPLFLLFTLIYFTTLAGNWGMIMLIWLNAQLHTPMYFFLSNLSFCDICYSTVFAPKMLVNFLSKHKSSTFSGCVLQSFFFAVYVTTEGILLSMMAYDRYVAIANPLLYRVIMTQRVCIQMVLASYLGGLINSLTHTIGLLKLDFCGPNIVNHYFCDIPPLLRLSCSDAHNNEMLLLIFSGVIAMFTFTIIMVSYMCIIMAIQRIRSAEGRRKAFSTCASHLTAVTLFYGSVTFSYIQPSSQYSLEQEKVSAVFYTLVIPMLNPLIYSLRNKDVKDAAKRSIWWKRT; from the coding sequence ATGGCAGGTTGGAATCATACAGGGGTGAAGGAATTCCTTCTGGTAGGTTTAACAGAAAACCCTAATTTGCAGATccctctttttttgcttttcaccCTTATTTACTTCACCACTCTGGCAGGTAACTGGGGCATGATTATGTTGATCTGGTTAAATGCCCAACTTCATACTCCTATGTACTTCTTCCTTAGCAACCTCTCTTTTTGTGATATCTGCTACTCTACTGTCTTTGCTCCAAAGATGTTGGTCAATTTCCTATCGAAACACAAGTCCAGCACATTTTCTGGTTGTGTTCTACAGAGTTTCTTTTTTGCAGTATATGTAACCACAGAAGGCATCCTCCTATCTATGATGGcttatgaccgctatgtggcaaTAGCTAATCCTTTGTTGTATAGAGTCATAATGACCCAAAGAGTTTGTATTCAGATGGTCCTTGCATCTTACTTGGGTGGGCTCATTAACTCACTGACACATACAATAGGTTTGCTCAAACTGGACTTCTGTGGTCCTAACATTGTGAATCATTATTTCTGTGACATTCCCCCTCTTCTGAGACTCTCTTGCTCTGATGCCCACAACAATGAGATGCTGCTTTTAATATTCTCTGGGGTCATTGCAATGTTCACTTTCACTATAATTATGGTCTCTTATATGTGCATTATCATGGCCATCCAGAGAATCCGCTCAGCTGAGGGGAGGCGCAAAGCCTTCTCTACTTGTGCCTCTCATCTGACTGCCGTGACATTATTCTATGGGTCTGTGACCTTTAGTTACATCCAGCCAAGTTCCCAGTATTCCCTGGAACAGGAGAAGGTCTCTGCTGTGTTTTATACATTGGTGATCCCCATGCTAAACCCATTGATTTATAGCCTACGAAATAAGGATGTAAAAGATGCAGCCAAGAGGTCCATATGGTGGAAGAGAACTTAA